The proteins below are encoded in one region of Candidatus Cloacimonas sp.:
- a CDS encoding DUF4080 domain-containing protein, whose protein sequence is MKKVLLTAINSSWSQSNPALYYLREMIADLPYTVFLKEWTLKDRLLDVLYDIYSQNADVLCFSAYIWNRLYLQELIPEVSKLLPEAVIVIGGPEAKNLSCLKRKGLYIVQGAGEGKFRYLAEHDFSANEKELFQAEHIPLKDIPFPYRQSDIETLKGKLLYYETFRGCPFSCVYCLSASDKRSELRYHPENKEDLQCLNKELETLISLQPRTIKFVDRSFNLQKKMAHHIWNFFIEHNCLGDVHFEIYPDLLTEDDIAILEKAPENRIRLEIGIQTINSEVALNCGRKSNWEKAKWTLLELKKRTKIRIHTDLLAGLPGENYASVINGLNEVCATLPDAVQLGILKILPDTPMQKIALDLNYKWLNQPPYQCLASDALSFEEMQQLENFAKLLNLYWNKEEHKILWQEMLQKHTASDILSALQQKHKELGYELHSLAKTKRDAVIAEIM, encoded by the coding sequence ATGAAAAAAGTTCTTCTAACAGCCATAAACAGCAGCTGGAGTCAATCCAATCCTGCCCTTTACTACTTACGGGAAATGATTGCAGATTTGCCTTATACCGTTTTTCTGAAAGAATGGACATTAAAAGACCGACTTTTGGATGTGCTATATGATATTTATAGCCAAAATGCCGATGTCCTTTGTTTTTCTGCCTATATTTGGAACCGTCTTTATCTGCAGGAATTGATTCCTGAAGTTAGCAAACTTTTGCCGGAAGCAGTTATTGTAATTGGCGGACCTGAAGCAAAAAACCTATCCTGCCTGAAAAGAAAAGGGCTTTACATTGTCCAAGGTGCCGGTGAAGGTAAATTTCGTTATTTGGCAGAACACGATTTTTCTGCAAATGAAAAAGAATTATTTCAGGCAGAACATATTCCCTTGAAAGATATTCCTTTTCCTTACAGACAAAGCGATATAGAAACTTTAAAAGGCAAATTGCTATATTACGAAACATTTAGGGGCTGTCCGTTTTCCTGTGTCTATTGTCTTTCAGCTTCCGATAAACGCTCTGAACTTCGTTATCATCCTGAAAATAAAGAAGATCTGCAATGCCTAAATAAGGAACTGGAAACCTTAATTTCTTTACAACCCAGAACTATTAAATTCGTTGACCGCAGCTTTAACCTCCAAAAAAAAATGGCACATCATATCTGGAATTTCTTTATTGAACATAACTGCCTTGGCGATGTCCATTTTGAAATCTACCCTGATTTGCTGACAGAAGACGATATTGCCATACTGGAAAAAGCGCCGGAAAATAGAATCCGTTTGGAAATCGGCATTCAGACCATAAACTCAGAAGTGGCTTTGAACTGTGGCAGAAAATCAAATTGGGAAAAAGCAAAATGGACTTTGCTGGAACTGAAAAAACGCACTAAAATACGCATCCATACTGATTTGCTTGCCGGACTGCCCGGAGAAAATTATGCTTCCGTGATAAATGGCTTAAATGAGGTCTGTGCAACTCTTCCGGATGCTGTCCAACTGGGCATTTTAAAAATTCTTCCCGATACCCCGATGCAGAAAATTGCTTTGGACTTAAATTATAAATGGCTTAACCAGCCACCCTATCAATGCCTTGCCTCGGATGCCCTCTCTTTTGAGGAAATGCAGCAACTGGAAAATTTTGCCAAGCTCTTAAACCTCTATTGGAATAAAGAAGAACACAAAATTTTGTGGCAGGAAATGCTGCAAAAGCATACTGCGTCTGATATTTTATCCGCTTTGCAACAAAAACATAAAGAACTTGGCTATGAACTGCACTCTCTTGCCAAAACCAAAAGAGATGCAGTGATAGCTGAAATTATGTAG